The Rhizobium sp. Pop5 genome segment TCGCAGGTTCTATCGAGCACGAAATACAGCACTGCTACCAAGCAGTTGGCAGGATCCGTGCTCTCACAATCCAACAAAAAGCGCTGATGAACGAACAAGAACTTTCGAACCAGTTTCTGTTGTTTTTCCCGGGCTTCTCGTCAACCAGTCTTATTCCGTTTCCTGCCACCTTAACTCATCATCTTCCGGAAAAGCGGCAGTTGGTTGCGAACATCCAGTGCCTCGGTCGGTGGACTCCGCTGAAGCGCCTATTTGAAGTCACTCTGCCCCAGATACGCTTCAATGCAGCTAGGAATGGGAAGCGATGAGCAAAGTGCGTAGGAGATCAAAGTTTCCCACTCCTTGTGGCCTGCCGAGGTCGGCGATCGATGACAGGCGTAATCGAGAGACACTGGCCCCCGAGACATCAATCCCGCTTGGGGGAGACGTATCTGACAACGTTGGTTGTAAATCCGCTTTTGTTTGCCGATGCACATTCAGTGCCATGGCTGGATCGCATGGTTCAGATACACGCAGATAGACATCGCGACCGATCGCGCGCGTGCCCGGCCTCGCCGAAAAGGTGCCAGATGTGACGGCAGCCTTGCATGCAAAGCTCGACGAGCACCGGGCGTTCGTGCGGGAGCGTGGAGAAGACTTGCCGGAAATCCAGAATTGGCGCTGGGCACGCTCCTCCTAGTGCGACAGAGGACCGGATTGGGTAGCGACTACCACCAGCCATACTGCCGCAGCTACGCCGGCACGCAAGAGAAAGGATTCGAGTGCGAGGTGGCAACCTCGCCTTCGACTTGGGGTGTCCCACGGCAATCGCAGCCTTTGCAGCGTCAGCTACGTGTTTCGAGTCCTGTTCGTTCTGCAAACGATGCGATCTTAAAACGTCCTGGAGAATGATCGCCGGGTCATGCTGCAGCCGTCAACGAGAGGCAGCTAAGGGTGAAGCCCGGTCCCATCGCCGTCAGGACAGTTCTCCTGGGTAGTCCTTGCGCAAGAAGCTTCTCGAGTACGAACAGCGCGGTTGGCGAGGACATGTTCCCATAGTCCGAGAGAACCTCACGTTCCTGGTCGAGGGTTCCCTGGCTTAGTTTAAGCGCCGATTCCAAGGCGGTGATAACCTTTGATCCACCGGGGTGGCACGCAAACCGGTCAACGTCGGCAGGAGCAAGATCTGATCGGGCGAGTATGGACGTTACGCCCTTCAGCACATGAGTTTCGGCGAACGGTGGTATCGCACGATCGAAGATCACGCCCAGACCCTCCGGATCGACGCTCCATCCCATGATGTCTAGCGTGTCGGGCCACGTATGCTGGCCTGCAAGTTCGACCTCGGCCAGACCGGTCTCACTAGCACGCACCACGCAGGCGGCGGCCCCGTCGCCGAAGAGGGCGGTCGCCACGATGTTCGCCTTCGTAAGCTTGTCCATGCGAAATGCCAACGTGCAGGTCTCGACGGCGACCACCAGCACGACTGAGCCTGGCCGGGATGCCGCCAGCCGTGACCCGATTGAAAGCCCAGAGACTCCGCCGGCACAGCCGAGGCCAAACACGGGAACCCGTTCGACATCGTCCCGGAAGCCCAGTTCTCGGCTTACCCTCGCTTCCAGACTAGGTGTCGCAATACCAGTCGAGGAGACGGTTACGATCGTGTCGACATCGCCTGCTGCAATGCCCGCCGACACGAGAGCCTTGCTGGCGGCGGCGACGAACATTGCACCAGCGCCCTCGATATGAGCGAGGTTTCGTTCGGGCCATCCCGACGTCTCGAGATACCACTCGATCGGCCGGACGGCATAGCGGCGCCGAATTCCCGAGGTTTCGAACACCCTTGCCAGCTTTTCGAAATCGCCAAATCGCGATGAGAACGCGGTGTGCGAGGCTCGCGCCGCGTCACGCTGGTCGATGACATGTGGCGGAACGGCGGTGCCGACGGATACCAGCTTGACGGGTTGCTGCATAAGACTCCTTGCGACGGCGCGGGAAGAATTTGGTACGCCGCGCGAGGACGAGACCGAACCGTAACGCCTCGATCCTCAATAAGTTGCAATGCGGGCGAGCCTGACGCCGCACTTCGTCGGAAGGCTTCAGAGACGACGACGCGTGAAGGATGCCTCCCGCGGCTTCGTGTCTGCCTTGATCCACGTCAATGCGCTCAACAAGTTGGCTCCGTAATTGTCCGATCGAAAAGGAGACAGCGCGATGCTTGCTAGAGACATCATGACGACCCCGTGACGACGCTCGACGAGGGACACAACGTCAGGGAAGCCGTCGAGATCGTCAACGCCAGCAAGATCGGCGCGGTGCCCGTCATCGATGGCGAAGGGCGGCTCACCGGCATCGTCACCGGGGAGACCTGCTGCGCCGGGTGGCGTCATCCTGGGCGAGACGGGCGGTACCGCATACGCGCGACCGCGAAGATGCACTGGCGGACTATGTGAAGGCCCGAAGCTGGCGCGTCAAGGACGTGATGTCGACGCCCGTCGTCAGCGCCGCCCCGAGCGCAACCGCGAGCCAGCTCGCAGAACTCCTGCAGGCCCACGACATCAAACACCGAACGGCAGACTCGCCGGCATAATCAGCCGTCACGACTCGATGCGAGCGCTTCTCGATGTTCGACGGCAGTGTACTGCTTCCGGCGACGAGGCCCTAGGGACGGCCGTTCGTGGCCGCCTGGAAACCGAGTTCGAAATAAGGTTCCCCATCGTCAATGCGACCGTCTCCGACGGGGCAGTGACCCTGAGGGGAGAGGTCGAGACGGAGCTGGAATGCTCGGCGGCCAGGGTGGCGGCGGAAAGCATCCGCGGCGTCGGCGGCGTGGTAAACAACATCACCCTGGATACCGCATGGTGAGCTCTCTCAAACTATGAAATCGTCCCTGGAGTTTCCGTCATGTTTGTCAGGGTCATCGCAGACGCCGTCGTGTCGAGGCTTCTCCTCGTCATCCTGATCCTCATGGTGGGGACGGTCGTGAGCGTCCTA includes the following:
- a CDS encoding type III polyketide synthase, with the protein product MQQPVKLVSVGTAVPPHVIDQRDAARASHTAFSSRFGDFEKLARVFETSGIRRRYAVRPIEWYLETSGWPERNLAHIEGAGAMFVAAASKALVSAGIAAGDVDTIVTVSSTGIATPSLEARVSRELGFRDDVERVPVFGLGCAGGVSGLSIGSRLAASRPGSVVLVVAVETCTLAFRMDKLTKANIVATALFGDGAAACVVRASETGLAEVELAGQHTWPDTLDIMGWSVDPEGLGVIFDRAIPPFAETHVLKGVTSILARSDLAPADVDRFACHPGGSKVITALESALKLSQGTLDQEREVLSDYGNMSSPTALFVLEKLLAQGLPRRTVLTAMGPGFTLSCLSLTAAA
- a CDS encoding CBS domain-containing protein, translating into MTTLDEGHNVREAVEIVNASKIGAVPVIDGEGRLTGIVTGETCCAGWRHPGRDGRYRIRATAKMHWRTM
- a CDS encoding BON domain-containing protein; translation: MRALLDVRRQCTASGDEALGTAVRGRLETEFEIRFPIVNATVSDGAVTLRGEVETELECSAARVAAESIRGVGGVVNNITLDTAW